One Desulfovibrio sp. DNA window includes the following coding sequences:
- a CDS encoding putative holin, with protein MFRKILGGAVQGVEKLLGRTKFQIVYCFVLVAILFIALLVASPQQIPVVAYKLLLAPLGGLAGCCVWLALVPYANPSRYLVKDWRSDPDADVDGKADFEVADGYEGIFCTCLICAVLAFVMGMLAVGMGL; from the coding sequence ATGTTCCGAAAGATTCTGGGCGGCGCTGTTCAGGGCGTCGAAAAGCTCCTGGGCAGGACGAAGTTTCAGATCGTGTACTGCTTTGTCCTGGTCGCGATTCTCTTCATTGCGCTGCTGGTTGCCAGCCCTCAACAGATCCCTGTCGTGGCCTATAAGCTGCTGCTCGCGCCACTTGGCGGTCTAGCCGGTTGCTGCGTTTGGCTTGCCCTGGTGCCTTACGCCAACCCGTCGCGCTACCTGGTCAAAGACTGGCGCAGCGATCCTGACGCCGATGTCGACGGCAAGGCGGACTTCGAAGTGGCCGACGGCTATGAGGGCATCTTTTGCACATGCCTGATTTGCGCAGTGCTGGCGTTTGTCATGGGTATGTTGGCCGTGGGGATGGGGTTGTGA
- a CDS encoding transglycosylase SLT domain-containing protein, with translation MAGPAIPPQAQQHRDLLIREARMVWGLDAPVATFAAQIHQESRWNEQAVSPAGAQGLAQFMPRTARWLPEVAPETGKPLPFSPSWSIRAMVIYDRWLWKRIRVAYSDCDRWAMTLSSYNGGLGWLQRDQSLADAQGLDPRVWSHVAIVNSGRSPANFRENRSYPTRILHTLTPMYRAAGWGPGGCDAQ, from the coding sequence ATGGCAGGCCCCGCCATCCCACCTCAAGCCCAGCAGCATCGAGACCTTCTGATCCGAGAAGCCCGCATGGTCTGGGGCCTGGACGCCCCCGTAGCCACCTTCGCAGCCCAGATCCATCAAGAATCCCGGTGGAACGAACAGGCGGTGTCTCCCGCCGGGGCTCAGGGGCTTGCCCAGTTCATGCCCAGGACGGCCCGGTGGTTGCCGGAGGTTGCCCCGGAAACCGGGAAGCCGCTGCCTTTTTCGCCGTCCTGGTCGATCCGGGCGATGGTCATTTACGACCGCTGGCTCTGGAAGCGGATCCGCGTGGCATACTCGGACTGTGACCGTTGGGCGATGACGCTCTCTTCATACAATGGCGGCCTCGGCTGGCTGCAGCGTGATCAGTCTTTGGCCGATGCCCAAGGTCTGGATCCGCGTGTCTGGTCGCATGTGGCCATTGTCAACAGTGGCCGCTCGCCCGCCAACTTCCGCGAAAATCGCTCCTATCCGACACGGATACTGCACACCTTGACGCCGATGTACCGCGCCGCTGGCTGGGGCCCTGGAGGCTGTGATGCTCAGTAA